One region of Eremothecium gossypii ATCC 10895 chromosome II, complete sequence genomic DNA includes:
- a CDS encoding ABR125Cp (Non-syntenic homolog of Saccharomyces cerevisiae YDR011W (SNQ2), YNR070W (PDR18) (PDR18) and YPL058C (PDR12)) gives MLSHHPSTCPDPQRYMIEATGPQWAKTEGHDSRTSLSGSSAPELVAYGSEAGAEERERLSRVMTLQSMGEARAALDPGMAQKVESLARTLSQHTVRDGRLVVDPADFDMKAILSGLVSASQRQDIPMRQTGVLVEGVTVQGVDSSCVEGHDYGDVLALPLTAVRAVRQAMRRRYRNILESVTLLARPGEMVLVLGRPGAGCTSLLKTVAGETDQFHSVEGAISYDGIPQREMMRRYRAEVVYNSEIDVHFPHLTVKQTLDFALACKTPHMRVNNVSRAEYITLMRELYATVFGLRHTYDTKVGNDYIRGVSGGERKRVSIAEALAANASVYCWDNATRGLDASTALEYAQAMRIMTNLLQSTSLVTLYQASENIYETFDKVLVLFEGRQIYFGDVMSAKAYFEEMGYTCPPRQSTTEFLTALTDTNGYHVVKPGHEATVPRLPEEFEQYWLNSKEYRSLLSEIEDYRREVDAHETRDQLEKFKLKGKSKYTHKRSPFMISFFEQVKLCTIRGFQRIYGDKSFTVINVVSAVVQALITGSLYFSSPSNTSGAFSRGGILYYAILYFSLMGLANINFSNRPILQKHKMYTLYHPSAEALASTISACVFRMIALTLFLIVLYFLSGLTVEAWRFFSIYLFLVLASEGINAMFEVITALSTSLSQANAVAGLVMFGISIYSTYMIQKPSMHPWFAWISYILPIRYAFESMLNAEFHGRHMDCADTYVPTGPGYEGVTPENRVCAFIGSKPSQSWVLGDDYLSVNYEYEYENQWRNLGILIAFWIGFLTLKCLATEYKRPMKGGGDSLVFKKGTLAKRKVQDDSESRNVSGAAESKMVASTVGTDDVFDGLKNDDVFIWRDISFSITHNGDKKKLLDQITGYCIPGTLTALMGESGAGKTTLLNTLAQRNVGVITGDMLVNGLPIDASFERRTGYVQQQDVHVKEMTVRESLQFSARLRRPESVSEAEKMNYVEKIIEILGMSDFADALVGDAGYGLNVEQRKKLSIGVELVAKPSLLLFLDEPTSGLDSQSSWAIVQLLKRLAQSGQAILCTIHQPSATLFEQFDRLLLLQKGGQTVYFGDIGEESRTLLDYFQRNGARPCTPSENPAEYILESIGAGATATTTEDWAELWRNSPECARENEIVNKLVNELSEKYLSNAPAPISKYATSYFYQFRYVVSRTMLIFYRDLDYLLSKQFLFLSAGLFIGFTFYDVGTSYTGLRNTMFAVFMSIITSAPAMNQIQARAIKMKDLYIVRESKSNLFHWSLLLITQYLAELPYQFLFSTIYFLCMFFPMKLGLSARENGIFFLNFCIVFQAYFVGLGLAVLYLAPNLESANVILGVFLSFLISFCGVVQPYYLMPGFWKFMYRLSPYTYFTQNFLGIMLHDRPVRCNSREFSFLDPPNGVTCGEYMQPFVNSVSGYVDNPDATSNCAYCIYRVGDEYLASIGAKYSYLWRNFGILWGYVAFNIIAMLSLYWLFRVKKVTIKNPFKRD, from the coding sequence ATGTTAAGCCACCATCCATCAACGTGTCCAGACCCGCAGCGATACATGATAGAGGCTACAGGGCCGCAGTGGGCGAAAACGGAAGGCCATGATAGCCGGACTTCGCTCAGCGGGTCTTCTGCGCCAGAGCTGGTGGCATATGGGAGCGAAGCGGGCGCGGAGGAACGCGAACGGCTGTCGCGAGTGATGACGCTGCAGTCGATGGGGgaggcgcgcgcggcgttGGACCCTGGCATGGCGCAGAAAGTGGAAAGCCTGGCACGGACGCTGTCGCAGCATACCGTGCGGGATGGGCGGCTGGTGGTTGATCCGGCTGACTTCGACATGAAGGCAATCCTGTCGGGGCTGGTGAGCGCGTCGCAGCGGCAGGACATTCCGATGCGGCAGACCGGGGTGCTGGTTGAGGGGGTGACGGTGCAGGGCGTGGACTCGAGCTGCGTGGAAGGCCACGACTACGGGGACGTGCTTGCGTTGCCGCTGACGGCGGTGCGGGCGGTGCGGCAGGCGATGCGGCGGCGGTACCGCAACATTCTGGAGTCGGTGACCCTGCTGGCGCGGCCGGGGGAGATGGTGCTGGTGCTGGGGCGGCCGGGCGCGGGGTGCAcgtcgctgctgaagaCGGTTGCTGGGGAGACAGACCAGTTTCACAGCGTGGAGGGCGCAATCTCCTACGACGGGATCCCTCAGCGGGAGATGATGCGGCGGTACCGCGCGGAGGTGGTGTACAATAGCGAGATCGACGTGCACTTTCCGCACCTGACGGTGAAGCAAACGCTGGACTTTGCGTTGGCGTGCAAAACGCCGCACATGCGCGTGAACAACGTGTCGCGTGCGGAGTACATCACGCTGATGCGGGAGCTGTACGCGACCGTGTTTGGTCTGCGCCACACCTACGACACAAAGGTGGGCAACGACTACATCCGCGGTGTTTCGGGCGGCGAACGCAAGCGGGTGTCCATTGCAGAGGCCTTGGCGGCCAATGCGTCAGTGTACTGCTGGGATAACGCCACGCGGGGGCTAGACGCATCCACGGCGCTGGAGTACGCACAGGCGATGCGTATCATGACGAACCTGCTGCAGTCCACGTCTCTTGTGACCTTGTACCAGGCGAGCGAGAACATTTACGAGACCTTCGACAAGGTACTTGTTTTGTTCGAGGGGCGGCAGATCTACTTTGGTGATGTGATGAGTGCTAAGGCGTACTTCGAGGAGATGGGGTACACTTGCCCACCGAGACAGTCCACCACCGAGTTCCTGACAGCCCTCACAGACACTAACGGTTACCATGTGGTGAAACCCGGGCATGAAGCTACGGTGCCACGTCTGCCAGAGGAGTTCGAACAGTACTGGTTGAATTCGAAGGAGTACCGGTCTTTGCTTTCGGAAATTGAGGACTATAGGAGGGAAGTTGATGCTCACGAGACCAGAGATCAGTTAGAGAAATTCAAGTTAAAGGGAAAGTCAAAGTACACGCACAAGCGCAGCCCGTTCATGATTTCATTCTTTGAGCAGGTAAAGCTATGCACCATCAGAGGCTTCCAGAGAATATACGGCGACAAGTCATTTACAGTTATCAACGTGGTTTCTGCCGTGGTTCAGGCTTTGATCACAGGCTCTCTCTACTTTTCCAGTCCTTCCAACACCTCAGGCGCCTTTTCGAGGGGTGGTATTCTATATTATGCGATATTGTACTTTTCATTAATGGGTCTAGCCAATATTAACTTTTCAAATAGGCCGATTTTGCAGAAGCATAAAATGTACACCTTATACCATCCAAGTGCCGAGGCCCTGGCTTCAACAATTTCCGCCTGTGTGTTCAGAATGATTGCTTTGACTCTCTTCCTAATTGTTCTGTACTTCTTGTCGGGGCTGACTGTTGAGGCGTGGAGGTTCTTCAGCATTTATCTCTTCCTGGTGCTTGCCTCGGAGGGCATCAATGCCATGTTCGAAGTTATTACTGCGTTGTCTACCAGTTTATCACAGGCAAACGCCGTTGCAGGTCTAGTTATGTTTGGTATTTCCATTTATTCGACATATATGATCCAAAAACCATCTATGCATCCTTGGTTTGCTTGGATCTCATACATCTTACCTATACGGTATGCATTCGAGAGCATGTTGAATGCAGAATTCCATGGAAGACACATGGACTGCGCGGATACGTATGTTCCAACTGGACCAGGATATGAAGGCGTTACCCCTGAGAACAGGGTATGCGCGTTTATTGGCTCCAAACCTAGCCAGAGCTGGGTGCTCGGGGACGATTATCTTTCTGTCAATTATGAGTATGAGTATGAAAACCAGTGGCGTAATTTGGGTATCCTAATCGCTTTCTGGATAGGATTTCTCACATTGAAATGCCTGGCTACTGAGTATAAACGGCCAATGAAAGGCGGAGGAGATTCTCTGGTCTTCAAGAAGGGCACTCTAGCCAAGCGTAAAGTTCAAGATGACAGCGAATCCCGCAACGTGAGCGGTGCTGCAGAATCTAAAATGGTAGCGTCCACAGTAGGTACCGATGATGTTTTTGATGGTTTGAAGAACGACGATGTCTTCATCTGGAGGGACATTAGTTTCTCAATCACTCATAATGGCGATAAAAAGAAATTATTGGACCAGATAACCGGATATTGTATTCCTGGTACCCTTACTGCCCTCATGGGAGAATCAGGCGCAGGGAAAACCACATTGCTGAATACCTTGGCCCAGCGTAATGTCGGTGTAATCACTGGAGATATGCTGGTGAACGGTTTACCTATTGACGCAAGCTTTGAACGTAGAACAGGTTATGTTCAACAACAGGATGTCCACGTTAAAGAAATGACGGTCCGTGAGTCGTTGCAATTTTCTGCGAGATTGAGGAGACCCGAATCTGTTTCTGAAGCAGAAAAGATGAATTACGTGGAGAAGATCATAGAAATTCTTGGCATGTCTGACTTTGCTGATGCATTGGTGGGTGATGCAGGGTATGGCTTGAATGTGGAGCAAAGAAAAAAGTTGTCTATTGGTGTTGAGCTAGTGGCGAAACCATCTCTGCTGTTATTCTTGGATGAACCTACGTCGGGTTTAGACTCACAGTCGTCCTGGGCAATTGTACAGTTGTTGAAAAGATTAGCGCAGTCTGGACAAGCTATTTTGTGTACTATTCATCAACCTTCTGCAACTTTGTTTGAGCAATTTGATAGATTACTTCTCCTGCAGAAGGGTGGCCAGACCGTATATTTTGGAGATATTGGTGAAGAATCTAGAACTCTCCTTGACTACTTCCAGAGGAATGGTGCACGTCCATGTACCCCCTCAGAGAATCCTGCCGAGTACATATTGGAATCCATTGGGGCGGGTGCAACCGCTACAACCACAGAAGATTGGGCTGAGTTGTGGCGCAATTCTCCAGAATGCGCCCGCGAAAATGAGATCGTCAACAAGTTGGTGAACGAATTATCCGAAAAATACTTGAGTAACGCCCCTGCTCCAATCTCAAAATATGCAACCAGCTATTTCTACCAGTTCCGCTATGTTGTGTCTAGAACCATGCTCATCTTCTACAGAGACCTTGATTATCTACTCTCAAAACAGTTTCTGTTCTTATCCGCAGGTCTCTTTATTGGTTTTACCTTTTATGATGTTGGGACCTCTTACACGGGGCTGCGCAATACGATGTTTGCGGTATTTATGTCTATTATTACCTCAGCGCCAGCAATGAACCAGATCCAGGCGCGTGCCATTAAGATGAAGGACCTGTACATCGTGCGCGAATCCAAGTCCAACTTGTTCCACTGGTCACTGCTACTAATCACGCAGTATCTGGCCGAGTTGCCATACCAGTTTCTTTTTTCTACAATCTACTTTCTGTGCATGTTCTTCCCGATGAAGCTGGGACTATCTGCACGCGAAAACGGTATCTTCTTCCTCAACTTTTGCATAGTGTTCCAAGCTTACTTTGTTGGGCTTGGCCTTGCTGTTCTTTACTTGGCACCAAATCTCGAGTCAGCTAACGTAATTCTGGGTGTGTTCCTATCGTTTCTCATCTCGTTCTGCGGCGTTGTACAGCCATACTACCTAATGCCTGGCTTCTGGAAGTTCATGTACCGCCTCAGCCCATATACCTACTTCACCCAAAACTTTTTGGGTATTATGCTTCACGATAGGCCAGTCAGGTGCAACAGTAGAGAATTTTCATTCTTGGACCCTCCAAACGGTGTTACATGTGGTGAATATATGCAGCCGTTTGTCAATAGTGTGTCCGGCTATGTGGATAACCCAGATGCCACTAGCAATTGCGCATACTGCATTTATCGCGTAGGTGACGAATACTTAGCTTCTATTGGCGCTAAGTACAGCTATCTCTGGCGCAACTTTGGCATCTTATGGGGCTATGTTGCCTTCAACATCATTGCGATGTTATCTCTCTATTGGTTGTTCCGCGTCAAGAAAGTTACAATCAAAAACCCTTTCAAACGTGATTGA
- a CDS encoding nucleobase cation symporter-1 family protein (Non-syntenic homolog of Saccharomyces cerevisiae YBR021W (FUR4) and YIR028W (DAL4)) — translation MVGTNHKRGSHDEGPMRSGEDGSTSVLEQTKPAGFYRQHILLSDAQHEGMSLTDTFLYNHDLKPVEQKRRLWSAFNFVCFWTADSINLNNFQVAATGLQLGLTWWQCWLSIWIGYFLAGTLVVLTSRIGSHYHISFPVVIRSSFGIFFSLWPVLNRVMLAVIWYSVQCFVSVGPVSVALKAIFGKDLEQRIPSHINNPNLTTYQLICFLIFWTFSFPFLLVSPHKIRHLFTVKAVIVPIASIAMLFWVLSKSDWQIELGSLTGSTPVRTSVGWAFVRSTMTCLANFATLIINLPDFARFAKTRRSALWSQLISIPLLFSVTSLVGLLTNAAGYKIFAVNYWSPMEVIERILETHYTAATRAGAFFIAVAFMLAQLGTNICANSLAAGTDMTALLPRFINIRRGSIICAILAWCICPWNLMSSSSRFTETLSAYAIFLSTIGGVMIADYYLVRRGSLKLTHLYSAKPSSYYMYGTKFGINFRALAAYAVGIAPCMPGFIASVADNVTIPKWLMRVYYLNYWVGFGLAFVVYTALSYVNPPKGIPMRKFLTERGWYEKWAEVEDFEEEWLGRAHTPSVLLDQVSSDTSLGSLRDKKV, via the coding sequence ATGGTAGGGACAAACCACAAACGCGGGTCGCATGATGAAGGTCCGATGCGAAGCGGCGAAGATGGATCAACATCAGTACTCGAGCAAACAAAACCTGCTGGCTTCTATAGGCAACATATCCTGCTGAGCGATGCTCAGCACGAAGGAATGTCACTGACAGACACGTTTTTGTATAACCATGACTTGAAACCTGTTGAGCAGAAAAGGCGCTTGTGGTCTGCGTTCAACTTTGTCTGCTTCTGGACCGCGGATAGCATCAATTTGAATAATTTCCAGGTTGCTGCAACGGGGTTGCAGTTGGGCTTAACATGGTGGCAGTGTTGGCTAAGTATATGGATTGGATACTTTCTCGCCGGCACACTAGTTGTACTGACATCTAGAATTGGCAGTCACTATCACATTTCATTCCCAGTGGTAATCCGTTCGTCCTTTGGAATATTCTTCTCTCTATGGCCGGTACTGAACAGGGTGATGTTGGCTGTGATCTGGTACTCGGTTCAGTGCTTCGTTTCTGTTGGCCCCGTGTCCGTTGCACTTAAGGCTATCTTTGGCAAAGACCTTGAGCAGCGGATTCCATCCCACATCAACAACCCTAATTTGACGACTTACCAGCTAATATGTTTCCTCATCTTTTGGACATTCTCTTTTCCCTTCCTACTAGTGTCACCACACAAGATCAGACATTTATTCACAGTTAAGGCTGTAATTGTTCCGATTGCATCCATCGCGATGCTGTTTTGGGTACTTTCGAAGTCTGACTGGCAAATAGAGCTGGGCTCTCTTACCGGGAGCACACCGGTAAGAACCAGTGTCGGATGGGCGTTCGTTCGCTCCACCATGACCTGCTTAGCAAACTTTGCCACACTGATCATCAATTTACCCGATTTTGCAAGGTTCGCGAAGACCAGACGCTCGGCCCTGTGGTCACAGTTGATCTCCATTCCGCTTTTATTTTCTGTCACATCCCTTGTTGGACTCCTGACGAACGCTGCGGGATACAAAATCTTCGCAGTTAATTACTGGTCCCCCATGGAAGTGATTGAACGGATACTCGAAACTCACTATACCGCTGCAACTAGGGCAGGTGCTTTTTTTATTGCGGTTGCATTTATGCTGGCGCAGCTAGGTACTAACATCTGCGCCAACTCCCTGGCCGCAGGTACAGATATGACGGCACTGCTCCCCCGGTTTATCAACATCAGGCGTGGTTCGATCATCTGTGCAATTCTTGCATGGTGTATCTGTCCTTGGAACCTTATGTCTTCTTCGTCGCGGTTCACCGAAACACTTAGTGCATACGCAATTTTCCTCTCTACGATTGGCGGTGTCATGATTGCCGACTACTATCTCGTAAGGAGAGGCTCCTTGAAGCTAACGCACCTCTACTCCGCAAAACCGAGTTCCTACTACATGTACGGCACCAAATTCGGCATTAACTTCCGTGCTCTTGCTGCGTACGCAGTCGGAATTGCACCATGTATGCCAGGCTTTATTGCCTCTGTTGCAGACAACGTCACAATCCCGAAATGGCTAATGCGTGTCTATTATTTGAACTATTGGGTAGGGTTCGGCCTTGCGTTCGTGGTTTACACTGCGTTGAGCTACGTCAACCCCCCCAAGGGCATCCCTATGCGCAAATTCCTCACCGAACGCGGATGGTATGAGAAGTGGGCCGAAGTGGAAGATTTCGAGGAGGAGTGGCTTGGTAGGGCTCACACACCAAGTGTGCTGCTCGATCAAGTTAGCAGTGACACATCTCTAGGCTCCCTACGGGACAAAAAGGTATGA